The Mucilaginibacter terrenus genome has a segment encoding these proteins:
- a CDS encoding Nif3-like dinuclear metal center hexameric protein has protein sequence MNRRKFVNNTLTAAGGLAIAGVTSSFASDRNAHFKAQSAKTVQQIIDMVLKAGNLKPIPNTVDTLKSGSPEMVVNGIVTTMFATTAVIEQAVKLGANFIIAHEPTFFNHVDNKEMVPNNPVVKQKAELLARHNIAVWRCHDYIHSIKPDVVGYGFLKKTNWLQYYKPTDKYTITLPDATLQQMVQHLKQTLNIPHLRVVGDLNQQCRRVTLIPGAAGGLMQMTAAVADQPDVLVVGEVSEWETAEYFRDGNLQGRKMALIVLGHSYSEEPGMEYFVEWLQPKLPGIKITHIASGEPFKWV, from the coding sequence ATGAACCGCAGGAAATTTGTAAACAATACGCTCACGGCAGCAGGGGGGCTGGCCATTGCAGGGGTTACATCATCCTTTGCATCTGATAGAAATGCGCACTTTAAGGCACAAAGTGCCAAAACCGTACAGCAGATTATAGATATGGTGTTAAAAGCAGGTAACTTAAAGCCTATCCCGAACACTGTTGACACCCTAAAAAGCGGCAGCCCGGAGATGGTAGTGAATGGCATTGTAACCACCATGTTTGCTACCACAGCTGTTATAGAACAGGCAGTAAAGCTAGGCGCCAACTTTATTATTGCGCACGAACCAACCTTTTTTAATCATGTCGACAATAAGGAAATGGTTCCGAACAACCCGGTGGTAAAACAAAAAGCCGAGCTGCTCGCGAGGCACAACATAGCCGTTTGGCGCTGTCACGACTACATTCACAGCATTAAGCCGGATGTTGTTGGCTACGGTTTCCTGAAAAAGACCAACTGGCTGCAATACTATAAACCAACTGATAAATACACCATTACTCTGCCTGATGCAACCTTGCAGCAAATGGTGCAGCATTTAAAGCAGACATTGAATATACCGCACTTGCGCGTGGTAGGCGATCTTAACCAACAGTGCCGCCGCGTCACCCTTATCCCGGGAGCCGCCGGAGGACTGATGCAAATGACCGCTGCGGTAGCTGATCAGCCGGATGTGTTGGTGGTGGGCGAAGTGTCTGAATGGGAAACTGCCGAATACTTCCGCGACGGTAACCTGCAGGGCCGTAAAATGGCGCTTATTGTACTGGGGCACTCTTACAGCGAAGAACCAGGTATGGAGTATTTTGTAGAATGGCTGCAACCTAAGCTGCCTGGCATAAAGATAACGCACATAGCATCCGGAGAACCGTTTAAATGGGTGTGA
- a CDS encoding GntR family transcriptional regulator gives MKYTIDHKSPIPLHIQAEELLRKLIAEDDFQNGKLLPNEVELAKMLAISRTTLRQAINKLVYEGLLIRKKRTGTKVNQATVSSKSNNWLSFSQEMKLRGITIKNFELHVTWVYPDEILANFFEIKTDRKVLKMERVRGKTDEPFVYFISYFHPRIGLTGDEDFKRPLYELLEMDYSTTATLSKEEISAHAAEDEIAAKLRIAKGSPVLFRKRFVFDQGERPLEYNLGYYKADSFVYTVESRR, from the coding sequence ATGAAATACACCATAGATCATAAGAGCCCCATCCCCTTACATATACAGGCTGAAGAACTCCTAAGAAAACTAATTGCTGAGGATGACTTTCAGAATGGCAAGCTTTTACCAAATGAGGTTGAGCTAGCTAAGATGTTGGCAATATCGCGCACTACACTCCGCCAGGCTATAAACAAGCTGGTGTACGAAGGTTTGCTGATAAGAAAAAAGCGTACAGGAACCAAAGTAAACCAGGCCACAGTAAGTTCAAAATCTAATAATTGGCTTAGCTTTTCGCAGGAAATGAAACTGCGGGGCATTACCATAAAAAACTTTGAGCTGCATGTTACCTGGGTGTATCCCGATGAAATACTGGCCAATTTTTTTGAGATTAAAACAGACAGGAAGGTTTTGAAAATGGAACGTGTACGTGGCAAAACCGACGAACCATTTGTTTACTTTATCTCATACTTTCACCCACGCATCGGCCTTACCGGAGATGAAGACTTCAAACGACCTTTATATGAACTGCTTGAAATGGATTATTCCACCACGGCCACCCTATCCAAAGAGGAGATAAGCGCCCACGCAGCCGAAGATGAAATTGCCGCTAAATTAAGGATTGCTAAAGGCTCCCCGGTGCTTTTCCGCAAGAGGTTTGTTTTTGACCAAGGCGAGCGCCCGCTTGAATATAATTTAGGATATTATAAAGCTGACAGCTTTGTTTATACTGTAGAAAGCAGGCGGTAG
- a CDS encoding class I mannose-6-phosphate isomerase — protein MNIDTTIKTYPETNMQLRKTSQFLMPDKIGDALKVEGDYNIYPTASLGAGKIYNGFDSLAEYIINKKTVVIDGYGGVFWDKIQANLQDCFDDVGLKVNWIRTSELLKPADVITSMVKPFLGEHESVWGTKTNLQLSDLFENALTSQSANNDSDLNIIIGTGAALSGWEAPVIYIDLPKNEIQFRMRAGSITNLGAAENHEPFQMYKRFYFVDWVMLNEHKKNILNKIAVVADAQWPDSINWMYRTELTKALDNLSTSVLRVRPWFEPGAWGGQWMKRHIKNLNTDVVNLAWSFELIVPENGLVFESDGNLLEVSFDTLMFSNNKNILGKHAERFGDEFPIRFDFLDTYEGGNLSIQCHPKLKYIRENFGENITQDETYYILDCEDSARVYLGFQESIDPADFRSALEQSQQTGEALEIEQYVQSHPANKHNLFLIPNSTVHSAGAGNLVLEISATPYIFTFKMYDWVRLDLDGNPRPINIDHAFNNLDFNRKGEQVHRELISKPQVIDQTADYQLVHVPTHAEHFYDVHRLEFDNTVTVETNNVCHVLMLVEGKAISIQTANGIKHDFAYAETFVIPAAAGSYTITNLGKGRAKVVKAFLK, from the coding sequence ATGAATATCGATACCACTATTAAAACATATCCAGAAACTAACATGCAGTTGCGAAAAACATCACAATTCTTAATGCCCGATAAGATTGGCGATGCCCTGAAAGTTGAAGGAGATTATAACATTTATCCAACTGCATCACTTGGTGCAGGCAAAATCTATAATGGCTTTGATTCCCTTGCTGAGTATATCATCAATAAAAAAACAGTTGTAATAGATGGTTACGGTGGTGTGTTTTGGGACAAGATACAAGCAAACCTTCAGGATTGCTTTGACGATGTCGGTTTGAAAGTAAACTGGATAAGAACTAGCGAGCTATTGAAACCTGCTGATGTGATAACATCAATGGTAAAACCCTTTTTAGGCGAACATGAATCTGTGTGGGGTACTAAAACAAATTTACAATTATCGGATCTGTTTGAAAATGCGCTAACATCCCAAAGTGCAAATAATGATAGTGACCTGAACATTATAATTGGGACTGGTGCCGCCTTGTCAGGCTGGGAAGCTCCGGTTATCTACATCGATCTGCCGAAGAACGAGATCCAGTTCAGGATGCGTGCGGGCAGCATTACAAATCTTGGTGCTGCGGAAAATCACGAGCCTTTCCAGATGTACAAACGTTTCTACTTTGTGGACTGGGTGATGCTCAATGAGCATAAAAAAAATATCCTGAACAAAATTGCGGTTGTTGCAGATGCCCAGTGGCCGGACAGCATCAACTGGATGTACAGAACTGAACTGACTAAAGCACTTGATAATTTAAGCACATCTGTACTGCGTGTTCGTCCCTGGTTTGAGCCGGGTGCTTGGGGCGGCCAATGGATGAAGAGGCACATCAAAAACTTGAATACCGATGTGGTGAACCTCGCGTGGTCGTTTGAGTTGATAGTACCTGAAAATGGTTTAGTTTTTGAAAGTGATGGTAATCTGCTGGAGGTGTCGTTCGACACGCTAATGTTCAGCAACAACAAAAATATTCTTGGCAAACACGCAGAACGTTTTGGTGATGAATTCCCAATCCGCTTTGACTTTTTGGATACTTATGAGGGTGGTAACCTTTCAATTCAGTGCCACCCTAAACTGAAATATATACGGGAAAACTTTGGCGAAAACATTACGCAGGATGAAACCTACTATATATTAGATTGTGAGGATAGCGCTCGGGTATACCTTGGTTTTCAGGAAAGCATTGATCCTGCCGATTTCCGTTCGGCGTTAGAGCAAAGTCAGCAAACCGGCGAGGCGTTAGAAATAGAGCAGTATGTGCAATCGCACCCTGCAAACAAGCACAATCTTTTTCTAATACCAAACAGCACTGTGCATAGCGCCGGTGCCGGTAACCTGGTGTTGGAGATAAGTGCTACTCCCTACATTTTCACCTTTAAAATGTACGATTGGGTACGGCTTGATCTCGACGGAAATCCGCGCCCGATAAATATAGATCACGCCTTTAATAATCTTGATTTTAACCGCAAAGGTGAACAGGTTCACCGTGAACTGATATCAAAACCCCAGGTTATTGATCAAACGGCCGATTATCAGTTGGTACATGTACCAACACACGCCGAACACTTTTATGATGTGCACCGCTTAGAATTTGATAACACCGTAACAGTGGAGACTAACAACGTGTGCCACGTATTAATGCTGGTTGAAGGGAAAGCAATATCCATACAAACCGCCAATGGCATTAAACATGATTTTGCTTATGCTGAAACCTTCG